Proteins from a single region of Camelus ferus isolate YT-003-E chromosome 23, BCGSAC_Cfer_1.0, whole genome shotgun sequence:
- the PRELP gene encoding prolargin yields MRSSFYWLLPLVLILASEAQGQATRRPRPRPRPRPRPRLRPTPSFPQPHEPSEPTDLPPPLPPGPPSVFPDCPRECYCPSDFPSALYCDSRNLRKVPVIPSRIHYLYLQNNFITELPLESFRNASGLRWINLDNNRIRKIDQKVLEKLPSLVFLYMEKNQLEEVPSALPRNLEQLRLSQNQISRIPPGVFSKLENLLLLDLQHNKLSDGVFKPDTFQGLKNLMQLNLANNILRKMPPKVPTAIHQLYLDSNRIETIPSGYFKGFPNLAFIRLNYNKLSDRGLPKNSFNLSNLLVLHLSHNKISNVPAINNRLEHLYLNNNSIEKINGTQICPNDVVAFHDFSSDLENVPHLRYLRLDGNYLKPPIPLDLMMCFRLLQSVVI; encoded by the exons ATGAGGTCATCCTTCTACTGGCTCCTCCCACTTGTCCTCATCTTGGCCTCAGAGGCCCAAGGCCAGGCAACAAGACGACCAAGACCCAGACCAAGGCCCCGGCCCAGACCCCGACTCAGGCCCACACCCAGCTTTCCTCAGCCCCATGAGCCATCAGAGCCTACagacctgcctcctcccctcccaccggGCCCTCCGTCTGTCTTTCCTGACTGTCCCCGGGAATGCTACTGCCCCTCTGATTTCCCGTCTGCCCTCTACTGTGACAGCCGCAACCTTCGAAAGGTCCCGGTCATCCCATCCCGCATCCATTACCTCTACCTGCAGAACAACTTCATAACTGAGCTCCCACTGGAGTCCTTCAGGAATGCCTCCGGCCTGAGGTGGATCAACCTGGACAACAACCGAATTCGCAAGATAGACCAGAAGGTGCTGGAGAAACTGCCCAGCCTGGTGTTCCTCTACATGGAGAAGAACCAGCTTGAAGAGGTGCCCTCCGCCCTGCCCCGGAACCTGGAGCAGCTGAGGCTGAGCCAGAACCAGATCTCCAGAATCCCGCCCGGCGTCTTCAGCAAGCTGGAGAACCTGCTGCTCCTGGACCTCCAGCACAACAAGCTGAGTGACGGCGTCTTCAAGCCCGACACCTTCCAGGGCCTTAAGAACCTCATGCAGCTCAATCTGGCCAACAACATCTTGAGAAAGATGCCACCCAAGGTCCCCACGGCCATTCACCAGCTCTACCTGGACAGCAACAGGATCGAGACCATCCCCAGTGGGTACTTCAAGGGCTTCCCCAACCTGGCCTTCATTCGCCTGAACTACAACAAGCTCTCAGACAGGGGACTCCCCAAGAACTCCTTCAACCTCTCCAACCTGCTCGTGCTCCACCTGTCACACAACAAGATCAGCAACGTGCCTGCCATCAACAACAGGCTGGAGCATCTGTACCTCAACAACAATAGCATAGAGA AAATCAACGGGACCCAGATTTGCCCCAACGATGTAGTCGCCTTCCACGACTTCTCCTCGGATCTGGAGAACGTGCCACACCTCCGCTACCTGCGGCTGGATGGGAACTACCTGAAGCCGCCCATCCCGCTGGACCTCATGATGTGCTTCCGCCTGCTGCAGTCCGTGGTCATCTAG